A stretch of the Psychroserpens sp. Hel_I_66 genome encodes the following:
- a CDS encoding DUF2911 domain-containing protein yields MNTFLKRLLILLSIVALGLFLYSYFVEDIFSPRLSPKDTVEFKLNDLKLEVFYNRPSKKGRDIFGALVPFNKVWRTGANEATTFETNKDLMVQGIYLPKGIYTLWTVPKDSTWNVMFNKKQYEWGVDEEMQPMWDPNYDLLEIDVPVEKLDTTVEQFTIAFDNSIDDLHLTMAWDNTKIAVPLKVFQDQK; encoded by the coding sequence ATGAACACGTTTTTAAAACGCCTACTTATTTTATTGTCTATTGTGGCTCTAGGCCTATTTTTATATTCATACTTTGTGGAAGATATTTTTTCTCCTCGACTGAGTCCTAAAGATACAGTAGAATTTAAACTCAATGATCTTAAATTAGAGGTGTTCTATAACAGACCTTCAAAAAAAGGACGTGATATTTTTGGAGCCTTAGTACCTTTTAATAAAGTATGGCGAACAGGAGCAAACGAAGCAACGACTTTTGAGACCAACAAAGATTTAATGGTTCAGGGTATTTATTTGCCGAAAGGAATATATACGTTGTGGACCGTTCCCAAAGATTCAACCTGGAATGTAATGTTCAACAAAAAACAATATGAATGGGGAGTTGATGAAGAAATGCAACCCATGTGGGATCCCAATTACGATTTATTAGAAATTGACGTACCTGTAGAAAAATTAGACACGACCGTAGAGCAATTTACAATAGCTTTTGATAACTCGATAGACGACCTCCACCTAACTATGGCTTGGGATAATACAAAAATTGCAGTACCTTTAAAAGTATTTCAAGACCAAAAATAA
- a CDS encoding leucine-rich repeat domain-containing protein has protein sequence MKHTYLFLFAFFTVFISQSQIIDIPDENFKLVLALTQCVDTDNDGIFDSDVDLNDDGEIQVSEAEAVQSLRIIFNNIQSIDGIDFFVNLQKLENQNNPINEVDLSLNINLKELKFANANLTTLDLSQNIELEYLDCSNNQITSLSDLTVNPALEYVNCSNNQINSLALNTPNSLLKELICSINNISLLTLINLNLLEKLNVSSNQLSEIDVTQNQNLTELSISSNSISGIDLSQNISLEILSISYTTINEVDLTNFNNLQEFFAYECPITQLDVSQNSMLRGLNLNGTQLDVLDVTNNLLLEELRISNTNITSIDLSLLSELTTVNVAETPMTSLSVNNSPQIFSLILYGSLIENLFIKNGSSISNNVFFPINDMPNLTYICADEFEFSSVQSNLNANGYSNVQLNSFCSFAPGGEFFTIQGENKIDTNTNGCDVNDPVFPFMKFSINSSSDGGTVVASESGSYNIPLQEGAHELTPQFEHPSYYMVSPASVIVDFPSDSSPFTQDFCITPNGDFNDLEIVIIPLQQARPGFDTDYKLTYKNKGTTILSGSVDLAFTDDVMSFVSSSPVVDDQIPNQLSWNYIDLQPFETRAINFTMNLNTPTDANFPLNGDDVLDFVTTISSSDLDETPNDNVFTLNQTVVNSFDPNDKTCLEGDFIREEMVGEYVHYMIRFENTGTANAVNVVIKDEIDTSKYDISTIIPLDASHDFVTRIQNANNVEFIFENIDLPFDDANNDGYVVFKIKTLETLAVGDTFSNDAEIYFDFNFPIITNDYTTTVEDNLSIVDQELSAGVKMFPNPVSDKLFINSEVNIEKASIYDVNGRLLKTIVFYGNEIQRSVDLEALSVGVYVIKLSSNTSESTQKFIKE, from the coding sequence ATGAAACATACTTACTTGTTTTTATTCGCATTTTTTACAGTCTTTATATCCCAATCTCAAATAATTGATATTCCTGACGAAAACTTTAAATTAGTATTAGCATTAACCCAATGTGTAGATACAGATAATGATGGCATTTTTGATAGCGATGTCGATCTAAATGATGATGGAGAAATTCAAGTTTCAGAAGCCGAAGCAGTACAATCCCTGCGTATAATTTTTAATAATATTCAATCTATTGATGGTATAGATTTTTTTGTAAATCTTCAAAAGCTTGAAAATCAAAATAATCCTATAAATGAAGTAGATTTAAGTCTAAATATAAATTTAAAGGAATTAAAATTTGCCAATGCTAATCTTACTACATTAGACCTAAGTCAAAATATAGAATTAGAATATTTAGATTGTTCTAATAATCAAATAACATCATTATCAGATTTAACAGTAAATCCAGCATTAGAGTATGTTAATTGCTCGAATAATCAGATAAACAGTTTAGCTCTTAATACTCCCAATTCATTACTAAAAGAATTAATATGTTCTATAAATAATATCTCATTATTGACTTTAATTAATTTAAATTTATTAGAAAAATTAAATGTTTCGAGTAATCAACTGTCTGAAATTGATGTGACTCAAAATCAAAATTTAACTGAATTAAGTATAAGCTCTAATTCAATATCTGGTATAGATTTAAGTCAAAATATAAGTTTAGAGATTTTGTCAATTTCATACACTACTATTAATGAGGTTGATTTGACAAATTTCAATAACCTTCAAGAGTTTTTTGCTTATGAATGTCCAATAACACAATTAGATGTATCACAAAATTCAATGCTTAGAGGGCTTAATCTAAACGGTACACAACTAGATGTGTTAGATGTTACTAATAACTTGCTTTTAGAGGAGTTGAGAATATCTAATACCAATATTACCTCGATAGATTTAAGTTTATTAAGTGAATTAACAACAGTAAATGTTGCTGAAACTCCAATGACCAGTCTTAGTGTTAATAATAGTCCGCAAATATTCTCTCTTATTCTGTATGGAAGTCTAATAGAAAATTTATTTATTAAAAATGGATCTAGTATCTCAAATAACGTATTTTTCCCAATAAACGATATGCCTAATTTGACATATATATGTGCTGATGAGTTTGAGTTTTCTAGCGTGCAAAGTAATTTAAATGCCAACGGTTATTCAAATGTGCAACTCAACTCGTTTTGTTCATTTGCCCCAGGAGGCGAATTTTTCACAATCCAAGGAGAAAACAAAATTGATACAAATACAAATGGCTGCGATGTTAATGATCCAGTATTTCCATTTATGAAATTTTCGATTAATAGTAGCTCAGATGGTGGTACAGTAGTGGCAAGTGAATCTGGAAGTTATAATATTCCTCTTCAAGAAGGCGCTCATGAGCTAACACCACAGTTTGAGCACCCTTCTTATTACATGGTATCTCCTGCTAGCGTGATTGTTGATTTTCCGTCAGATTCAAGTCCTTTTACTCAAGATTTTTGTATTACTCCAAATGGAGATTTCAATGATTTAGAGATAGTAATTATTCCTCTACAGCAAGCAAGACCAGGATTTGATACAGATTATAAACTTACCTATAAAAATAAAGGAACTACCATTTTATCTGGAAGTGTCGATTTAGCATTCACAGATGATGTTATGAGTTTTGTGTCATCAAGTCCAGTGGTAGATGATCAAATTCCTAACCAATTGAGTTGGAATTACATTGATTTGCAACCTTTTGAAACAAGAGCAATCAATTTTACAATGAATCTCAATACACCAACAGACGCAAATTTCCCATTAAATGGAGATGATGTGTTAGACTTTGTTACAACTATTTCATCTAGTGATTTAGATGAAACTCCAAACGATAACGTATTCACTTTAAACCAAACCGTAGTCAACTCATTCGATCCAAACGATAAAACCTGCCTAGAAGGTGATTTTATTAGAGAGGAAATGGTTGGAGAATACGTACATTATATGATTCGGTTTGAAAATACAGGCACAGCTAATGCTGTAAATGTTGTTATTAAAGATGAGATTGATACTAGCAAATATGATATAAGTACAATTATTCCTTTAGATGCAAGTCACGATTTTGTAACCAGAATTCAAAATGCAAACAATGTTGAATTCATTTTTGAAAATATCGATTTACCTTTTGATGATGCCAATAATGATGGTTATGTCGTATTTAAAATCAAGACTTTAGAAACTTTAGCAGTTGGAGATACATTTAGTAATGATGCAGAAATCTATTTCGATTTCAACTTTCCTATTATTACTAATGATTATACAACAACTGTTGAAGATAATTTGTCAATAGTAGATCAAGAATTAAGTGCTGGAGTTAAGATGTTTCCTAATCCAGTGAGTGATAAGCTTTTTATAAATTCCGAAGTAAACATAGAAAAAGCTTCAATTTACGATGTTAACGGACGTTTATTAAAAACAATCGTTTTCTACGGAAATGAAATACAAAGATCAGTCGATTTAGAAGCATTGTCAGTAGGTGTCTATGTAATTAAGCTTTCGTCGAATACTAGTGAATCAACGCAAAAGTTTATTAAAGAATAA
- a CDS encoding RNA polymerase sigma factor encodes MNTLQIDIIEQCKQNDRTAQLQLYNQYCDGMLAVAMRFVKDSMEAEDIVQEAFIKAFSKLNQYKAEVTFGAWLKRIVINKSIDCLKSKKQHLQELEEVHLKVVDDNYENEWLVDDAITLDEIKLAIQNLPDKYRYVVMLYLVEGYDHQEISEILNITEVASRTQLSRGKSKLKEQLKPIKNGTRY; translated from the coding sequence TTGAATACACTTCAAATTGATATCATTGAACAATGCAAGCAGAATGATCGCACTGCGCAATTACAACTATACAATCAATATTGCGATGGTATGTTGGCAGTTGCAATGCGTTTTGTAAAGGATTCTATGGAAGCTGAAGATATCGTACAAGAAGCCTTTATTAAAGCATTTTCAAAACTCAATCAATACAAAGCCGAAGTCACTTTTGGAGCCTGGTTAAAACGTATCGTGATTAATAAAAGTATCGATTGCCTAAAATCCAAGAAGCAACATTTGCAAGAATTGGAAGAGGTGCACCTCAAGGTCGTTGACGACAATTATGAAAACGAATGGTTAGTTGACGATGCAATAACACTTGATGAGATCAAGTTGGCAATTCAAAACCTACCAGACAAATACCGTTACGTCGTGATGTTGTATTTGGTTGAAGGGTATGATCACCAAGAGATTTCCGAAATTTTAAACATTACAGAAGTCGCCTCAAGAACCCAGCTCTCAAGAGGGAAGTCAAAATTGAAAGAACAGTTAAAACCCATAAAAAATGGCACGAGATATTAG
- a CDS encoding MFS transporter: MANSLLDKLYNKLNNEHGNRVCKDITEDACNHVTRNYFLILLSSTLTKLGDTLSNPKTVLTWLMSYVNAPVSLISLVVPIRESGSMIPQIALTKYINKKPIRKWVWVIGSCLQFVAIASIGFITLLFKGTLAGWLILLAVVVFSLSRSMCSVTSKDVLGKSIPKTRRGTLKGYTVSVSGVLVLLAGLYMLYKSKSDATIDFYSNVVFFASVMWLFGAIIYSRIKEFPQAVSEEKESKNKDVVSKLELLKTDKQFRDFVIARSLLLCSALTAPYYVVLAQTNIGKESYLLGLFIIANGIASIISAPFWGRFSDRSSKNVMAVSVLIASALGIIAYFIISFSETLKSTLWIYPLAFFILGIAHGGVRLGRKTYVVDMAKGNERTNYVAVSNTVIGMILLVTGGLSALVSLISTEDVILVLSLFGILGAYKSYRLPNVEAAKD; this comes from the coding sequence GTGGCAAATTCTCTACTCGATAAACTCTACAACAAACTAAATAACGAACACGGAAATCGTGTTTGCAAAGATATTACCGAAGACGCCTGCAATCACGTTACCCGTAATTATTTTCTAATCCTCTTAAGCTCAACACTCACAAAATTAGGGGATACGTTAAGTAATCCAAAAACTGTTTTAACCTGGCTTATGAGTTATGTTAATGCTCCTGTCTCGCTTATTAGTTTGGTTGTTCCCATTAGGGAATCGGGTTCTATGATACCGCAAATAGCGTTGACCAAATACATCAATAAAAAACCGATTAGAAAATGGGTTTGGGTCATTGGCTCTTGCTTACAGTTTGTTGCAATTGCCTCTATTGGTTTTATCACTTTGTTATTTAAAGGTACTCTTGCTGGTTGGCTTATCTTATTAGCTGTAGTTGTCTTTAGCTTATCACGAAGTATGTGCTCTGTAACATCAAAGGATGTGTTGGGCAAGAGCATTCCCAAAACAAGACGTGGTACGCTAAAAGGGTACACGGTTTCTGTTTCCGGAGTATTGGTATTGCTGGCAGGCTTGTATATGCTCTACAAATCTAAAAGTGATGCTACCATAGATTTTTACAGCAATGTCGTTTTTTTTGCTTCTGTAATGTGGCTTTTTGGTGCGATTATTTATTCGCGCATAAAGGAGTTTCCGCAGGCGGTTTCCGAAGAAAAAGAATCAAAGAACAAAGATGTTGTTTCTAAATTGGAGCTTTTAAAAACCGATAAGCAATTTCGTGATTTTGTCATTGCCAGATCCCTATTATTATGTTCTGCTTTGACCGCGCCTTACTATGTTGTTTTGGCACAAACCAATATTGGCAAGGAAAGCTACTTGTTGGGATTGTTTATTATTGCCAATGGAATTGCATCGATAATTAGCGCGCCTTTTTGGGGACGGTTTTCAGATCGATCCAGCAAAAACGTAATGGCAGTTTCGGTATTAATTGCTTCTGCACTGGGTATTATCGCTTACTTTATTATTTCATTTTCTGAAACTTTAAAAAGTACATTGTGGATTTATCCGCTTGCATTTTTCATCCTCGGAATAGCGCATGGTGGCGTGCGATTGGGCAGAAAAACATATGTCGTCGATATGGCAAAAGGCAACGAGCGCACCAATTACGTGGCAGTGAGCAATACCGTTATTGGCATGATCCTTTTGGTAACAGGTGGCTTGAGTGCTTTGGTATCGTTGATTTCTACGGAAGATGTGATTTTGGTATTATCGCTCTTCGGAATTTTAGGAGCCTATAAAAGCTACAGGTTACCAAATGTTGAAGCTGCGAAAGATTGA
- a CDS encoding serine hydrolase — MTLNSVFSKSTLLFLCLLFSLSAFAQNLDEKINTYISEQYNTETPAVSVLIAKDGKTIYQKAHGMANLELGVEAIDDNVFEIGSITKQFTAVAILMLEEQGKLNVNDDITKHIPDYPTQGKTITIHNLLNHTSGIKSYTNMPTFMSLSRTDMTPTELIEKFKNEPMEFDPGTKYNYNNSGYILLGHIIEVVSGKSYQDFIQTEIIDELGMDNSYYGSMTELIPNRASGYSQNDNGYVNANYLSLTLPYAAGSIMSTTEDLLIWQNAISANKLIKRSTLERAINGSKLNDGESIPYGYGWIKGDINGSPTVEHSGGIFGYTSNGIFLPEENMYVIGLSNCDCGNVSSLITNIAAMAIGKPFKGKDDAITLSETQLKKWVGAYEFDNNVIRHVTIKDQQLFSLREGSSNLEIYPLTETNFIFDGGNTSYDFYTENGNRMVKMKVNGETIIGKGIDKMPPAERESIDLPVETLNEYVGDYELQPGFNIKISVKDGKLFAFPTGQAEVELYAKEKDKFFLKVVVADIQFNRDSNGHVESLTLFQGGQEIPGKKVD; from the coding sequence ATGACCCTCAATAGCGTATTTTCAAAATCGACACTCCTTTTTTTATGTTTACTATTTTCCTTATCAGCATTTGCTCAAAATTTAGACGAAAAAATCAACACGTATATTAGCGAGCAATACAATACTGAAACTCCAGCAGTTTCAGTATTAATAGCAAAAGATGGTAAAACGATCTATCAAAAAGCTCACGGAATGGCCAATTTAGAACTGGGCGTTGAAGCTATTGATGATAATGTTTTTGAAATTGGATCGATCACCAAACAATTTACCGCAGTTGCAATTTTAATGCTTGAAGAGCAAGGTAAACTAAACGTAAATGACGATATCACAAAACACATTCCAGATTATCCAACACAAGGAAAAACCATAACGATCCATAATTTACTCAATCATACATCTGGCATAAAAAGTTACACTAATATGCCAACTTTTATGTCCCTTTCACGCACAGATATGACTCCAACAGAGTTAATCGAAAAATTTAAAAATGAGCCTATGGAGTTTGATCCTGGCACTAAGTACAATTACAATAACTCTGGTTATATTTTACTTGGCCATATCATTGAAGTGGTCTCAGGAAAAAGCTATCAGGATTTCATTCAAACAGAGATTATTGATGAGTTAGGGATGGATAATTCTTACTACGGAAGCATGACAGAGTTAATTCCAAATCGTGCCAGTGGTTATTCCCAAAACGATAATGGCTATGTAAACGCCAATTATTTGAGTTTGACATTACCTTATGCAGCAGGATCAATTATGTCTACGACCGAAGATTTATTGATATGGCAAAATGCAATTAGCGCCAACAAACTTATTAAAAGAAGCACTCTAGAGCGCGCCATAAATGGTTCTAAGCTAAACGACGGAGAATCTATTCCTTATGGCTACGGATGGATCAAAGGAGACATTAACGGTTCTCCAACTGTTGAGCATTCTGGAGGTATTTTTGGATATACATCAAACGGTATTTTTCTCCCTGAAGAAAATATGTACGTCATTGGACTAAGTAATTGTGACTGTGGGAACGTGAGCTCTTTAATCACAAATATCGCTGCAATGGCAATAGGAAAACCATTTAAAGGCAAAGATGATGCTATAACGCTAAGTGAGACACAACTTAAAAAATGGGTTGGCGCATATGAGTTTGACAATAATGTTATTAGACATGTCACGATAAAGGATCAACAATTATTTAGCCTACGTGAAGGCAGCTCCAATTTGGAGATTTACCCTTTAACAGAAACCAATTTTATCTTTGATGGTGGCAATACGAGTTATGATTTTTATACTGAAAACGGAAATCGCATGGTTAAAATGAAAGTTAACGGAGAAACCATTATTGGCAAAGGTATTGACAAGATGCCTCCTGCAGAACGTGAATCTATAGACTTACCTGTAGAAACCTTAAATGAATATGTAGGAGATTACGAACTTCAGCCAGGATTCAACATCAAAATAAGCGTAAAAGATGGTAAACTCTTTGCGTTCCCAACTGGTCAGGCAGAAGTTGAGCTTTATGCTAAAGAAAAAGATAAATTCTTTCTAAAAGTTGTCGTGGCAGATATCCAGTTTAATAGAGACAGTAATGGACATGTAGAAAGTCTAACACTTTTTCAAGGCGGACAAGAAATTCCTGGAAAAAAAGTAGATTAA
- a CDS encoding peptidoglycan DD-metalloendopeptidase family protein, translating into MSLLQLLKSVKASPVLESSISKSDYVALDLSKTNEELNAIDVSSSEILEQYINSHKQKHSAKVAYGGYIETRNIYQRSTYFRDTNPETERNIHLGLDLWIAEETPIFTPLDAEVHSFKNNTNHGDYGPTIILKHNIEHIEFYTLYGHLSLASIKNLKVGQTFKKGEQIATLGDASVNGDYAPHLHFQIIQDLQGIAGDYPGVCSKKDLEFYRGNCLDPELLLNLD; encoded by the coding sequence ATGTCATTATTACAACTTTTAAAATCGGTCAAAGCCAGTCCTGTATTGGAATCGTCAATATCAAAATCAGATTATGTTGCACTCGATTTATCAAAAACCAACGAGGAATTAAATGCGATCGATGTGTCATCTTCGGAAATTTTAGAACAATACATCAATAGCCATAAACAGAAACATAGTGCAAAAGTAGCCTATGGTGGTTATATCGAAACCAGAAACATTTACCAACGAAGCACATATTTTAGGGACACAAACCCAGAAACCGAACGCAATATCCATTTGGGTCTCGATCTTTGGATTGCTGAAGAAACTCCCATATTCACACCTTTGGATGCTGAGGTACACAGTTTTAAAAACAACACTAATCATGGCGATTATGGTCCGACGATTATTCTAAAACACAACATTGAGCATATAGAATTCTACACGCTTTACGGACATCTAAGTTTAGCATCTATAAAAAATCTCAAAGTAGGGCAAACCTTTAAAAAAGGAGAGCAAATTGCCACTTTAGGAGATGCTAGCGTTAATGGCGATTATGCACCACATTTACATTTTCAGATTATTCAGGATTTGCAAGGTATTGCTGGTGATTATCCTGGTGTTTGTTCTAAAAAGGATTTGGAGTTTTATAGAGGGAATTGTTTGGACCCTGAGTTGTTGTTGAATTTAGATTAA
- a CDS encoding serine hydrolase, which yields MTSIKQLLVVCLFSACFFSCKDNSKTDVAEHTKTEYAKFVDAMRAEGISTGNILVYEDGEIIFKSSNGLRSINPTDSLDLDSQFRLASVSKQFTGMAIMKLKEAGKLDYDQKVNTILTDFPYENITVRQLLHHTSGLTDYERLMAENYVVEDSTKQYILGNDEVLKEYYRIAPELDFQPGEQWEYSNTGYLLLASIVETISGQHLRTFLKEQVFDPIGMKNTGVYNYQIESDANMPNRVFGYSKSLNQKDVISNDYHMLNAVRGDGGIYSTLDDLYKWNMALANHTIIPKAYLDEAWVTGKTNDGENTGYGFGWFLDYDPGEPRVVSHSGGWVGFATFLHNEVDDKNGYIILTNDSAEHFGSIYNNMKRLSAGETYQMPRKSVYKEMAKRIFEKDIDEAISFYNTKKTDTINYRVSESDINQLGYLLLNEDKLDAATEIFKLNMNEHPKSANVYDSYGDALLMQGDSIQALANFKKCYEMDNSLDYAKDKAEALETALKN from the coding sequence ATGACTTCAATCAAACAATTGCTTGTAGTGTGTCTCTTTTCGGCATGCTTTTTTTCATGTAAAGACAATTCTAAAACCGATGTTGCAGAACACACAAAAACTGAGTATGCAAAATTTGTGGATGCCATGAGGGCAGAGGGCATTTCTACAGGAAATATATTGGTCTATGAAGATGGAGAAATTATATTTAAAAGCTCTAACGGTTTACGATCTATCAACCCAACCGATTCTTTAGACTTAGACTCTCAATTCCGTTTGGCATCAGTAAGTAAGCAGTTTACAGGTATGGCAATTATGAAGTTAAAGGAAGCTGGAAAATTGGATTACGACCAAAAAGTGAATACGATTTTAACCGACTTCCCGTATGAGAATATTACGGTTCGTCAATTATTGCACCACACGTCTGGACTTACAGATTATGAACGTTTAATGGCAGAAAATTATGTTGTAGAAGATTCTACGAAGCAATATATTTTGGGCAATGATGAGGTGTTGAAAGAATATTATCGTATAGCACCTGAGTTGGATTTTCAGCCAGGAGAACAATGGGAATACAGCAATACTGGATATCTGTTATTGGCTTCTATTGTTGAGACCATATCAGGTCAACATTTGAGGACATTTTTGAAAGAACAAGTTTTTGATCCTATTGGTATGAAAAACACTGGAGTTTACAACTATCAAATTGAGTCAGATGCAAATATGCCAAATCGTGTTTTTGGCTATAGTAAATCACTCAATCAAAAGGATGTCATATCTAACGATTATCATATGCTCAACGCTGTAAGAGGAGATGGTGGCATTTACTCAACTCTAGATGATCTTTACAAATGGAATATGGCTTTGGCAAATCACACCATCATCCCTAAAGCGTATTTAGATGAAGCTTGGGTAACCGGTAAAACTAATGATGGCGAAAATACAGGTTATGGTTTTGGGTGGTTTTTAGATTATGATCCTGGAGAGCCAAGAGTGGTCAGCCATTCTGGTGGTTGGGTTGGTTTTGCGACATTTTTGCATAATGAAGTTGACGATAAAAACGGTTATATCATTTTAACCAATGACTCTGCAGAACATTTTGGATCAATTTATAATAATATGAAACGATTGAGCGCTGGTGAAACATACCAAATGCCAAGAAAATCTGTTTACAAAGAAATGGCCAAACGTATTTTTGAGAAAGATATTGATGAGGCTATTTCATTTTATAATACCAAAAAAACAGACACGATTAATTATCGAGTGAGTGAAAGCGATATCAACCAATTGGGCTATCTATTGCTCAATGAAGACAAATTAGATGCAGCAACCGAAATCTTTAAATTGAATATGAACGAGCATCCAAAATCTGCAAACGTCTATGATAGTTATGGTGATGCGTTGTTGATGCAAGGCGATTCTATCCAAGCGTTGGCAAACTTTAAAAAATGCTATGAAATGGATAACAGTTTGGATTATGCGAAGGATAAAGCCGAAGCATTAGAAACCGCTTTAAAAAATTAA
- the meaB gene encoding methylmalonyl Co-A mutase-associated GTPase MeaB produces MLSKKSKSSALHETDGVSQSDITNLSSIKKIQNKRKAKLDTETLVAEILNGSITALSRAITLVESSNPSHLTQANEVIKACLPNANASIRIGITGVPGVGKSTFIEALGLYLTDLGKKVAVLAVDPSSSLSKGSILGDKTRMEDLVKNDNAFIRPSPSGTSLGGVARKTRESIILCEAAGFDTIIIETVGVGQSETAVHSMVDFFLLLKIAGAGDELQGIKRGIIEMADAIAINKADGDNLKAAKLAKVEFNRALHLYPQKASEWQPKVTLCSALHREGISDLWQHISEYMDFTKANNYFETHRTEQNKFWLLQTIEDRLKSDFFNQPKIKEALQTQLQLIEEGKTTPFVAAEYLLTLQ; encoded by the coding sequence ATTTTGTCTAAAAAATCAAAATCATCTGCATTACATGAGACAGATGGTGTATCGCAATCTGATATTACCAATCTATCTTCTATTAAAAAAATTCAAAATAAAAGAAAAGCCAAACTTGATACGGAAACTTTAGTTGCCGAAATTTTAAATGGCAGCATTACCGCTTTAAGCAGAGCCATCACGCTTGTTGAAAGTTCTAATCCAAGCCATTTAACACAAGCCAATGAGGTTATTAAAGCATGTTTACCAAATGCAAATGCATCTATTAGAATAGGTATTACCGGAGTTCCTGGCGTTGGAAAGAGCACGTTTATTGAAGCCTTGGGACTCTACCTCACTGATCTTGGTAAAAAAGTTGCTGTTTTAGCAGTTGACCCTAGTAGTAGCTTGAGCAAAGGCAGTATTTTGGGTGACAAAACCAGAATGGAAGATTTGGTAAAAAATGATAATGCCTTTATTAGACCTTCTCCTTCGGGAACCTCACTTGGTGGAGTAGCTCGTAAAACCCGTGAAAGCATCATCTTGTGTGAAGCTGCAGGTTTTGATACAATTATTATTGAAACCGTTGGTGTGGGCCAAAGTGAAACCGCAGTTCACAGTATGGTGGATTTCTTTTTACTGCTTAAAATAGCAGGAGCGGGCGACGAACTTCAGGGTATTAAAAGAGGGATCATAGAAATGGCAGATGCCATAGCCATCAATAAAGCCGATGGAGACAACTTAAAAGCTGCTAAGTTGGCTAAGGTAGAATTTAATAGAGCATTACATCTGTATCCGCAAAAAGCATCAGAATGGCAGCCGAAAGTTACGTTATGTAGTGCTTTGCATCGAGAAGGAATCAGTGATTTATGGCAGCACATTTCAGAATATATGGATTTCACAAAAGCCAATAACTATTTTGAAACTCATCGTACTGAACAGAATAAATTCTGGCTTTTACAGACTATTGAAGACCGATTAAAATCTGATTTTTTCAATCAACCTAAAATTAAAGAAGCGCTCCAAACACAATTGCAATTAATTGAGGAAGGAAAAACAACACCTTTTGTTGCTGCGGAGTATTTGTTGACATTGCAATAA
- a CDS encoding transporter, which yields MKYILIIFCLIFSSEVCSQGPIDGFYRGQKNVTTVLGFGYEDNKDYLIGKTESDLERTLVYGNIFVAYGLSEHFDVQVSLPYMTSDDNSSLQDISFFSKYKIGDFNTSKGNLQLSLGLGLSTPLGNYEVGGLNDLGQRATILDMRAMLHHKWNSNWFVTLQSGYSLKFEEVPNSIPLVIKAGKAAGNWYYDVFFDFQNAVDGIDYRGTPRPQNFRELEVDYQKLGATVYRNISGGLGVYLNYSNVIGGRNVFQGPRYGVGLVYDFRK from the coding sequence ATGAAATACATACTAATTATATTTTGTCTCATTTTTTCTTCGGAAGTATGTTCTCAGGGACCCATCGACGGATTCTATCGTGGTCAAAAAAATGTCACCACGGTTTTAGGTTTTGGCTATGAGGACAATAAAGATTATCTCATCGGGAAAACCGAATCAGACCTAGAACGAACCTTGGTTTACGGGAACATTTTTGTGGCTTACGGTCTCAGTGAACACTTTGATGTGCAAGTATCCCTTCCTTACATGACCAGTGATGATAACAGTAGTTTACAGGACATCAGTTTTTTTTCAAAATATAAAATTGGTGATTTTAATACATCAAAAGGAAATTTACAACTGAGTCTTGGGTTGGGACTTTCAACACCTTTAGGAAATTATGAGGTTGGGGGATTAAACGATTTAGGGCAGCGTGCCACCATTTTAGATATGCGAGCAATGCTGCATCACAAGTGGAATAGCAATTGGTTTGTGACCTTGCAAAGTGGCTATTCCTTAAAGTTTGAGGAAGTGCCAAATAGTATCCCTTTGGTTATAAAGGCAGGAAAAGCTGCTGGAAACTGGTATTATGATGTGTTTTTTGACTTTCAAAATGCGGTTGACGGAATCGATTATAGAGGGACGCCAAGACCTCAAAATTTTAGAGAACTCGAAGTCGATTACCAAAAATTGGGAGCAACTGTTTATCGTAATATTTCTGGTGGTTTAGGTGTGTATCTCAATTATTCAAATGTAATTGGTGGTAGAAACGTATTTCAAGGTCCAAGATACGGAGTTGGGTTGGTTTATGATTTTAGGAAATAG